CATTATTGCGCAACTAGATGATATGCGTGGAGCGTTAAAAGCCGGCACAACCCTACAGTTGCCGCCCATTAAGTGGATTCGCCAGCAAATCAAAGTGTATGCTGATCGAGAGGGTAAAAAATGAATCCATTTAAGGGCATAAACTTTCGGCATCAGGATCGTGAGTTTGCAGAACTACGACGGCAGCTTCGTCAAAACCGTGGGCATGCAAAACGCACACTATCGCCCAACCAAATCCGCATGGCCATTCGCACCGGGGAAATGCCCCCCAATGCGGAAGTCTTGATTGGTACTCGGGAAGACGGTACCCCTTTTACCATTGAGGATTTAAAAGGGTTTGCCCAAGCCCAAAAACGCTTGGCAAAACAATTTGGCTCGGCTAAAGGTGTGCCCATTGATCAATTAATTGCTTCATCTCGGGCGATTGATGTGGAACGGGCTAATTTGGAAATTCGTTCTGCACGGCTATATAAAATCCATGGTTCAACTTTAACATTCAGTGTGACTGCCAGTGGTAAATACCAGGCCGACTTTCATCAGGTGAAAGTACGGTTAGAAGACTGGTGGCGTCAGTTAACAGATACGGGGGATGTCAAACGGGCCATGAACCAAACTCTGGCTGGTCCCGTATCCTTTGACTGTGACTGCGGTCGTCATCAGTTCTGGTATCGCTATGTTGCAACCGTGGGTGGTTTTGCCATTCAGCCCTATGAAAAAGACTTCCCGAAAGTCCGTAACCCCAGTTTAAGCGGCTGTTGTTGTAAACATGTATTGAAGGTTTTCCGGACTTTAAAAAGTCCTACGGTGAAAACCCAATTAACCCAGCAAATGATTCGCCAGGCAGAACAGGTAGGATTTGCTGGCGATACCCGTAATCAATTTATGACTCGGCAAGATCACCAACAACTTAAACGGGCGCGTGTCGGTGAATTAAATCAGGAAAAAATTCGTGCTGAACTCGCTAGACAAGCCAGTTTAGGGTTACGCCGTCACGTCAATAAACCGGGTAACCGCAAAAAAATTAATCGAGTGAGAACCCAAATGACTCAGCAATTAACCGTACAACAACGAACCCAAATCCAACAGGAATTAGCCTTTGCCCAGCGTTATCACCTCCCGGCTACTACCGTGTATCAAAAATTTGCAGGTGAATTAGGCATGTCTGCAGAGGCTATAAAACAGCAATTATGATCCAACCCCAGGATTTTTTAGCACTAACGGAACGACTGGCGAATGATACAAAACAATTTTTGTTTCAGTCACAGGATGTACGCCAGGTGTTGTTATTTAAGGCCTTGCAAGAGCATACGACTGATGTGTTAGACCCAGTCGGTACCCTGGAGCAACACGAAACCGCCGTGAACTATGCCGCTCCGATCATTGTAAAAGCGCGGTTTTTTCCCAATGACAGCCCACAAAACTTATTAGCAGCGGGGTTTCAATCAGCGCCTGATTTTGAAAGCCCTAAAACGGTCTTGCTCGACTCAGGGCCAGTGCCTGAACAAAGCATTCTCTGGTGTGAAGATCGCTTGCCCAATGACAAGAAAACAGTTGAGTTATTTTATGTATTGGCTGCTTTGCCTATCGGCAAACATGGGCTAGTAGGCGCTAAACATCAGGTGTTACCCATGAGCCATGCCGACACACATGCATTACTGGCCTTAATTGATGAGGATGAATCCCATGCTTAATGCTAACAATTGGCCACAACAACCCAATAACGATTTACGTATAGACACCGCCTGGCGTGAGAATTACTCGGGTGCCACAATAAATCGCAAATTAGCCGGCGTGCTACCAGCTGGAATTTATAGCGGCTTTCATGTCACGATTGATCAAAGTGCCCCTTTTCAAGTGTTGGTTGGTGACACTACGGCAGAATCCATTGCAGTAATTGAAACCCAAGGCTATTCACTGACTGCACGCATGCCGGCTGGGATGCAAAAAGCATTAACCATCACCCCAGGTGAAACCCTACATGTAGTGCTTGCTGTCGATTATCAATTGAATCAGGTGAGTACAGTTGAGCTCATGGTAACCCCTACCCTGACTCCTAACAGTGTGGTATTAGCTACCCTGCAAGTGCCGTCAGATGCTGAAGCATTAACCCCAACTATGTTAGATGTCAGTCGACGTATTGTACGCATTCCTGTATTAACCCATGAGCAAAAGGCTAACCCGCACCCACAATATCAGTTAGTGGCTAACATGCCACACATTATTGATCAATTAACGGTAGATCAGGCCGATGCGTGTTTATCAGCGCGGCAAGGTAAAAAATTGCATGAATTAATTAAAAACCTTCCCCCCACCATTGATCATTTACGCTCTCAATCGGCGACCGACACCTTATCCGCCAATCAAGGTCGTATTTTAAAAGAAATGATCGATACCATTAATGCCTTTTTATCATCAGATGGCGATGAAATTGAGTCCCTAAAAAATATTGTTGAATATATTAAACAAAACAAAGAAAACCTGCAGAATTTAGGGATCGATCATATTGCAGGTTTACGGGATGCTTTAAATACTAAACTGGATAAAGCCCGCTTTGAGCAACTCGCTATACCAGATGTAGCAAAATTGACAGCGGTATTAGACAGTAAAGCGGATGATGAGTCGGTTTATAAAAAAACCGGAGGGCCACTCAGTGGGCCAGTGCATTTTGATATTATTCGCAGTGGTACGAGTCATGGCATTAACTGGACGGGTTTAACCGATAAGTTTTCAATTCATGTAAGGGAAATTGCAGGGAGCGAGTATCGTTGCGGACTATTCTTTCAGGCTGGCGATGACCCCAACGATACCTTTATATTTGAGCACTATAACGATACTCAACCTAAACAAATTTTAGTAATGGATCATAATGTCGCTACCATGGATGTTAATTTTACATGCAATGGAGCGATTTACGCGAAAGGCGATGTAACGGCATTTTCTGATCGTCGTTTAAAACAGCACATAAATCCCATCTCAGCCCCGCTTAAAAAACTAAAGCAGTTAGGCGGTTACCACTATCAACGAACCGATACCGGCAACTACCAAGTCGGTTTAATTGCTCAGGAAGTACAGCAGGTACTGCCAGACTCCGTTAAAACGACACCAGACGGCTACCTATCAATTAACAATACCGGTGTCGTTGCCTTACTAGTTGAAGCCGTTAAGGCACTGTCCAATAAAGTCTCTGTTTTAGAGGAGCAATTGCATGGCAGTTAGGTGTGAAGGACCCATCGCATTTACTGATATTGCCACTGAATATAAAGGCAATAAACCGCTGCATTTATCTCAATATTACCGCGGTAAAAGCCTGGTCCCAGATGCCCCTTCTAATGCCAAAATTGCCACGACGGGCGCTATCGCTTTTAGCCAGTTTTATTGTAGTGCTAACCAGGTCATTAAACATATCAGCAGCTCTGTAGTGAATGGCACCAGTGCCGATGCTTGGTTTACACCCGGTGAACGACAAGCATCGTGTATTTTAATTGTTAATGCTGGGGTATACGTCACGGGCCATGGAGGGGCTGATCGTCATGGTGGTGGCAATGGTAATCCTGGCGGGACCGGCATGATGGTTAATATGGGTTATTTCCCTGGCGGGTTAACCATCGAAGTTTTCGGTCATGTTTGGGGCGGTGGTGGTGGAGGCGCCAGCGGACGATTTAGGCACAGTTATTCAGGCGGCAACGGTGGTACAGGTATTGTCTTGAGTAACGGTACCTTAAAACTAAAAGTACACGCGGGTGGTAGTGTTATTGGTGGCGGCGGCGGTGGAGGTAGCTCTAGAGAAGATAAAAATGATGGCGGTGGCGGCGGACAACCCTATGGTGGTAGAGGCACCGGTGAATATTACAGTGGGGCAGGCCGAGGCAGTTTACATGGTCCAGGTCATGGCTCTAATTACCAGTGGCGATCTTGTCGTACACATGGTCGTGGTGAAGAACGTACCTGTCATAACCACCATAATTACTCCGGCGCTGGTGGTGCAGTTGGCCACCATGGCGCAGGGGGTAATCATGGTTCATCGGGTGGAAGGGCTGGTGCGGCTACGGCTGGGAGTATTCAATGGCTATAGTTTCGCTCCCGACACTCAGCAACCTATCAATGGTAGATAAAGCACTGGGTTGTCACCTGGTTAAGGCCTATGAAACCATTACATCTGACGATCCTAATTTACAATCTTTTTTTGTTAGACCATCCTATCGCAAGATATTTCGAGGTGAATTGGATAGTCCATTAGTATTCATGAGCCAACTGGGCAAACAAGGATACTTTCAGCAGCAAAACCAAACGAATGCCGTTACCCTACCGCTGATTTATTATTTTCGGGATATCAGTTTAGCCAGTGCCGACCCTGAACATTATGGCGGCATCTATCAGGATATACTCTGGTTAAAAGATCTGGAAAAACCCTATCAACTACAGGTGATGTATTTTGATATTACCTATCGGTTGGTTTTTGTTGGACACGAACGCAATCACCCCGAGCAATTAGCGCTCGTCTGGTACTTTTTTATTAACCAAAAACAACACAATCACCACAAAATCCCGCTGCACTATCAAATAGGAGCGGAAAAACTCACCGCTGAAGCCTATATCCGTGAGCCTGAAACATTGCTAGCAACCGATATCAGTTTGGATCCTCATCAAGAAAGCCGATTATTTGCCCTGGAATTACAACACACCTTATTAACACCGATTCTGGTAGGAAAAGAGAGCCAGTTAATCGCGCCAGTTCATTTTAATTTGCGAGTCTTTCCCTTTGGCAGTCAACCCCGCATTTGAACATGTTTTAATTCAGGAAGTTCGTTATCAGGATAAACCCTTAGATTTAAGCTGGTTAATCGAAGCGGTTTATATTGAAACATTGGATTTATCCGGGCCTAAATTAATCTTAAAACTCAATGATCGCGAAGCGATTTTTCGGGATGATGTAGGCATTAAACCTTTTGAAGTAATAACAGTTACCTTAGCGGACCCCTACCGACGGGATGAATTAGACACGATAGAACGCTTTGTGATTTTAACCATGCCGATGGATGCTGAATCAGTGTTAACCCTCAATTGCCTGAGTGAGGTGATTTTTCAACTAAAAACCCCAGCAACTCAGGCCCGTTTTTTTGTGAGAGAGACACCCACCACTGTGGTTAAATCCCTGGTGAATCATACAGCAATACAAGCCGGTGCGTTTCCAGCCATCGAGGATTATCACCTGTTGCCCAGTATGCGGCCCAGTCGCTTACTCAAACAAATAGCCCGAGAAAATGCGGCAGTGATTTATTATCAACGCCAGCAGTTTACGTTTAAGCCCATTAAATCTTTGTTAGATAAAACAGCTCTCATTTCCTACCACTACAACGATACACGTCAACAAAATCAGATGGTGTCGCTTAAACAAGCCAATGCGGATCCACTGATTCAGAGCTTTACCCAACGCCAGTTTATTGGTTGGCACTTATCCCAAGGTGCTTTTAATGCGAACAATGCAAATGCTACTGCTTCATCCACGGCACCGCGTGAGGTGGTAGGATTTAAGAGCCCGATTACGTTAGCCAATTTAAATACGCATTTAATGCCCACTTTAGAATTTACCTGCTTAGGTAATGGTGCCTTAAAAGCGGGTATTACCCTGCAGCTGGTGTTTAATCGCAGTCATGCTGAATTACCGATTGATGAGAGTTTACCCAATAAGGTGGTTATTCAATCCGTTTCACATCGTTATGCGGTCCAGAAATACCAATGCCGGGTTAAAACCTGTTTGCCTTTAAACAATGAATATTAATACCACTGAGTTAAATTCTCCCCTCTCCCCTACGCAATATCATGGCCAGGTCGTTAATACCGATGACCCAAAAAAATGCCAGCGAGTTCAGGTACAAATTTTGGGATTAACCGAAGGGGTGCCAACCGAAAAATTACCCTGGGCCGAGTATTTATTACCCATCGGTGCACGTTATAACGCTGGCAGTTTTAACCCCGTGCAGGTAAGCGACTGGGTATGGGTGGATTTTCCGTATATCAGCCATGGGCAACCCGATACACGACGCCCGCGCATTATTGGCAGTGCTCACTTTTGTCCGGAAGCTAAGCCCAATACACCCCATGAGTCGTGGGCGGGGCCTGAATCCTTTAATCATCAACGCACTGATGAAGAGCCCAAGCCAACTGCAGCACAATATCACCAATCATCCGTGATTACACAACATGGGATTACTGTCGAGTATGAACCGCCAGGTTGTTACCGTGTCACACATCGTTCAACCGGCACCGCTTTTGAGTTAAACGAGCAAGGTGCAGTATTGCACAGTGAACAAAAAACCTTATTTTCCAGCAAAACGAAAACCAAACTGATTGCCGGTAATCAATTAACCATAAATGTCCTGGCTGGTGATGCCATACTCAATGTACAAAACGGCAATTTGTCCATTAAATCGGCAAAAAATATTATTTTCGAAGCAGGCCAACATTTTATTGTGAGAGCGAAAAAGTTTATTGAGGAGTTGGGTTAATGCCGGCTATTGCAATATTAGGCTCTATCTGTAGTGGTCATGGCTGTTGGCCACCTCGTGCAAACAGTGAAGGCGAACCCCTGCATACCATCAATGGAAAACCGGTGCATTGTAAGGGACATCGCTGGCTACCCCACACCTGTCCTACCATACCTGAAACGCATGCTGGCGTGACTTCAAGTGGCAGTCCCAACCATATTATTAATGGCAAACCTGTAGCGCGAGTCGGGGATAGTGTGAGTTGTGGATCAACGATTGCAGCTGGTGAAACTCTCCATGTAATGGGCTGAATATCATTGATAAAATAACGGTTAGCCTGAAGTAAAAATTACTATACCAACATCAGAATCATATATAAAGCAACAATTCATAAATTTTGTTTTATTATATTATTTTCAATATACGCAATCTATTGTAGATTGAAAAGCACAAAGATTATTATAATCAAATGATAAACGATACCTAATATTAAAATAGTATTTGAAACGATGAAGCAGCAAGAAATATATCAATCAAACAGTATCTATAAAGCTTTCCCAGACTGGGATCAAGTTTTCAACAAAAATGAAAGAGGCGTATTACTGCCCATTGGCTTAGTTTCTTTCTCGGCTTTTGATAATAATTACGATGATCAAGTTTTAATTGCGTTACCTATAGAGCCTGAAGAAGGTTTAATAGGAGACAATACTGGTGAATATGGTAACGAAACCTGCTCTGACATTTGGCTAAGTTATTCTTACGTAGATGGGAAGTGGCAACTAGACTGTGATATACGTCTTTTCATGAAAGAGCACCCAGACTGGTGTGATGATGAAAATATGCTCAACTACTATCAAGAAACTATATCTTACTTTAAAAAGGTTAAAAATTTTTATCAAAAGAATGGTTTCATACAATACTGCGATATAGAAAATCCAAATATTGAGTATAAAGAAGACCTTATCACATTAGGAGGATTAACACCTTCAGGACAAAACTGGGATGCTTATGCAGGTTATCCTTATACCTTCAATGAGACGTTTGGTGAAGATGAGTTAACTCTTTTTAACAGCCAAGGTGACAAATACCAATATATTGGTACAGTATCAGAGTACTATTACAAAGATGGTGGTGATACTGCTCATTTCTTTTACGAGCCAAAATCAAAAAATGTACGTTTAGTAGTTGATTATTCGTGATGAATAGTACCAGGTGCAACAATTATAAACTCTAGCTGTTGTGGACACAGTTGCTGGTCTCTCCGTGTCAATAACGAAGGGGCCTTCTACATTCCATCAACGGAAATCCTATCCACTATAAGAGATACTGCTAGTTACCCCACACCAGCCCTTCAATTCCTGAAACCCATGCA
This sequence is a window from Spartinivicinus ruber. Protein-coding genes within it:
- a CDS encoding tail fiber domain-containing protein yields the protein MLNANNWPQQPNNDLRIDTAWRENYSGATINRKLAGVLPAGIYSGFHVTIDQSAPFQVLVGDTTAESIAVIETQGYSLTARMPAGMQKALTITPGETLHVVLAVDYQLNQVSTVELMVTPTLTPNSVVLATLQVPSDAEALTPTMLDVSRRIVRIPVLTHEQKANPHPQYQLVANMPHIIDQLTVDQADACLSARQGKKLHELIKNLPPTIDHLRSQSATDTLSANQGRILKEMIDTINAFLSSDGDEIESLKNIVEYIKQNKENLQNLGIDHIAGLRDALNTKLDKARFEQLAIPDVAKLTAVLDSKADDESVYKKTGGPLSGPVHFDIIRSGTSHGINWTGLTDKFSIHVREIAGSEYRCGLFFQAGDDPNDTFIFEHYNDTQPKQILVMDHNVATMDVNFTCNGAIYAKGDVTAFSDRRLKQHINPISAPLKKLKQLGGYHYQRTDTGNYQVGLIAQEVQQVLPDSVKTTPDGYLSINNTGVVALLVEAVKALSNKVSVLEEQLHGS
- a CDS encoding phage baseplate assembly protein V, whose protein sequence is MNINTTELNSPLSPTQYHGQVVNTDDPKKCQRVQVQILGLTEGVPTEKLPWAEYLLPIGARYNAGSFNPVQVSDWVWVDFPYISHGQPDTRRPRIIGSAHFCPEAKPNTPHESWAGPESFNHQRTDEEPKPTAAQYHQSSVITQHGITVEYEPPGCYRVTHRSTGTAFELNEQGAVLHSEQKTLFSSKTKTKLIAGNQLTINVLAGDAILNVQNGNLSIKSAKNIIFEAGQHFIVRAKKFIEELG
- a CDS encoding PAAR domain-containing protein — its product is MPAIAILGSICSGHGCWPPRANSEGEPLHTINGKPVHCKGHRWLPHTCPTIPETHAGVTSSGSPNHIINGKPVARVGDSVSCGSTIAAGETLHVMG